From the genome of Acipenser ruthenus chromosome 14, fAciRut3.2 maternal haplotype, whole genome shotgun sequence, one region includes:
- the pnpla3 gene encoding patatin-like phospholipase domain containing 3 isoform X2 → MFELEGGWNVSFAGCGFLGVYHVGVASCFQEKAPYLIRDAKRIYGASAGALTAAALVCGACLAQCCADVMDVAKEARKRNLGPLHPTFNLVKILRNGLNNNLPENAHELATGRLCISLTRVSDGENVLVSEFSSKEELIQALICSSFVPIYCGIIPPSFRGVRYVDGGISNNLPQYELKNTITISPFSGESDICPRDNSTNFHELRVANTSIQFSLNNFYRLTRALFPPEPKILAEMCQQGYNDALRFLKENTVFDACKEKSGLYAQVSNMLPIRVASYMLLPYTLPVESAYSVALRLVEWIPDVPDDVRWFQEQLRHIAGSVYQQAVQRMGKQQSSTPPLRKCMSLPITLEMDQPYLGLAGYQQFSSVDLDRWYWDFNSPPALLSKQALSA, encoded by the exons ATGTTTGAGTTGGAAGGAGGGTGGAATGTCTCTTTTGCCGGTTGTGGGTTTTTGGGGGTGTATCACGTCGGTGTTGCCAGTTGCTTTCAAGAAAAAGCCCCCTACCTGATCAGAGATGCCAAAAGGATCTATGGGGCATCAGCTGGTGCCCTAACTGCAGCTGCCCTGGTGTGTGGAGCCTGCCTAG CCCAGTGCTGTGCAGATGTTATGGATGTAGCTAAAGAAGCCAGAAAGAGGAACCTGGGCCCCCTGCACCCAACCTTTAACCTGGTAAAGATTTTACGAAACGGCCTCAACAACAACCTACCCGAGAACGCCCACGAGCTGGCGACGGGGCGGCTCTGCATCTCGCTCACACGCGTGTCCGACGGGGAAAACGTCCTGGTGTCTGAGTTCAGCTCCAAGGAGGAGCTTATTCAG GCACTAATCTGCAGTTCGTTTGTCCCCATTTACTGTGGCATAATACCACCATCATTTCGGGGAGTG CGCTACGTAGATGGAGGAATCAGCAACAACCTTCCTCAGTACGAGCTGAAAAACACCATCACCATCTCACCATTCTCTGGGGAGAGTGACATCTGTCCAAGAGATAACTCCACCAACTTCCATGAACTGCGAGTTGCCAACACCAGCATCCAGTTCAGCTTGAACAACTTCTACAGACTGACCAGGGCACTCTTTCCTCCTGAGCCCAAG ataCTGGCAGAAATGTGCCAGCAAGGATACAATGATGCACTTAGATTCCTGAAGGAGAACA CTGTTTTCGATGCCTGCAAGGAAAAGAGTGGTCTCTATGCCCAGGTCTCCAACATGCTGCCCATCCGTGTGGCATCCTACATGCTGCTGCCCTACACACTTCCAGTGGAGTCTGCTTACTCTGTTGCTTTAAG GTTAGTAGAGTGGATCCCAGACGTTCCTGACGATGTGCGATGGTTCCAAGAACAACTGCGGCACATCGCCGGCTCAGTTTATCAGCAAGCCGTTCAACGAATGGGGAAACAGCAGTCGAG CACACCCCCTCTACGGAAATGCATGAGCCTTCCTATCACTCTAGAGATGGACCAACCCTACCTTGGCCTGGCTGGATATCAGCAGTTCTCCTCGGTGGACCTGGACAGATGGTACTGGGACTTCAACAGCCCGCCTGCCCTGCTTAGCAAACAAGCCCTCTCAGCCTGA
- the pnpla3 gene encoding patatin-like phospholipase domain containing 3 isoform X1, producing the protein MFELEGGWNVSFAGCGFLGVYHVGVASCFQEKAPYLIRDAKRIYGASAGALTAAALVCGACLAQCCADVMDVAKEARKRNLGPLHPTFNLVKILRNGLNNNLPENAHELATGRLCISLTRVSDGENVLVSEFSSKEELIQALICSSFVPIYCGIIPPSFRGVRYVDGGISNNLPQYELKNTITISPFSGESDICPRDNSTNFHELRVANTSIQFSLNNFYRLTRALFPPEPKILAEMCQQGYNDALRFLKENNLFRLHAPVVSLAEVKLPVPTCSVGERNSQGKLVSTVPTQEETTKKRLLRVFSFLRKQHWSLDEQFIENLPPALRKAVFDACKEKSGLYAQVSNMLPIRVASYMLLPYTLPVESAYSVALRLVEWIPDVPDDVRWFQEQLRHIAGSVYQQAVQRMGKQQSSTPPLRKCMSLPITLEMDQPYLGLAGYQQFSSVDLDRWYWDFNSPPALLSKQALSA; encoded by the exons ATGTTTGAGTTGGAAGGAGGGTGGAATGTCTCTTTTGCCGGTTGTGGGTTTTTGGGGGTGTATCACGTCGGTGTTGCCAGTTGCTTTCAAGAAAAAGCCCCCTACCTGATCAGAGATGCCAAAAGGATCTATGGGGCATCAGCTGGTGCCCTAACTGCAGCTGCCCTGGTGTGTGGAGCCTGCCTAG CCCAGTGCTGTGCAGATGTTATGGATGTAGCTAAAGAAGCCAGAAAGAGGAACCTGGGCCCCCTGCACCCAACCTTTAACCTGGTAAAGATTTTACGAAACGGCCTCAACAACAACCTACCCGAGAACGCCCACGAGCTGGCGACGGGGCGGCTCTGCATCTCGCTCACACGCGTGTCCGACGGGGAAAACGTCCTGGTGTCTGAGTTCAGCTCCAAGGAGGAGCTTATTCAG GCACTAATCTGCAGTTCGTTTGTCCCCATTTACTGTGGCATAATACCACCATCATTTCGGGGAGTG CGCTACGTAGATGGAGGAATCAGCAACAACCTTCCTCAGTACGAGCTGAAAAACACCATCACCATCTCACCATTCTCTGGGGAGAGTGACATCTGTCCAAGAGATAACTCCACCAACTTCCATGAACTGCGAGTTGCCAACACCAGCATCCAGTTCAGCTTGAACAACTTCTACAGACTGACCAGGGCACTCTTTCCTCCTGAGCCCAAG ataCTGGCAGAAATGTGCCAGCAAGGATACAATGATGCACTTAGATTCCTGAAGGAGAACA ATCTTTTCAGGCTGCACGCCCCTGTCGTTAGCCTGGCGGAGGTGAAGCTCCCTGTGCCTACATGCTCTGTTGGAGAGAGGAACAGCCAGGGAAAACTTGTGAGCACTGTACCAACACAAGAGGAGACCACCAAGAAGAGATTACTAAGAGTCTTTAGTTTCTTGCGCAAACAGCACTGGTCTCTAGATGAGCAGTTCATCGAGAATCTCCCGCCCGCACTCAGAAAAG CTGTTTTCGATGCCTGCAAGGAAAAGAGTGGTCTCTATGCCCAGGTCTCCAACATGCTGCCCATCCGTGTGGCATCCTACATGCTGCTGCCCTACACACTTCCAGTGGAGTCTGCTTACTCTGTTGCTTTAAG GTTAGTAGAGTGGATCCCAGACGTTCCTGACGATGTGCGATGGTTCCAAGAACAACTGCGGCACATCGCCGGCTCAGTTTATCAGCAAGCCGTTCAACGAATGGGGAAACAGCAGTCGAG CACACCCCCTCTACGGAAATGCATGAGCCTTCCTATCACTCTAGAGATGGACCAACCCTACCTTGGCCTGGCTGGATATCAGCAGTTCTCCTCGGTGGACCTGGACAGATGGTACTGGGACTTCAACAGCCCGCCTGCCCTGCTTAGCAAACAAGCCCTCTCAGCCTGA